The DNA segment CAGAAGGAATATCAAAAGAGAAATAAAACGACGGAGTTTCATGGGTGAACCGGAAGCGGATTTGGGGCGTTCTTACAAGGTAGTTTGGTTGGGGGCGAATGTCAAGGCGGGAGTTTGGCGGAGGGGGAAATGGTGGAGAGGAATTGGGGTAAAAAATGCGCCTAAAATTGCTCGTAAATCCTTGAAAATAGACGGACTTTCGCTTGACTTTGTGAAAAAATAACATTATCATAAAAGGTTATGAACAGAAGCCTTCGCGAGCAGATACTTACCGGCCTCGATTGGACATTTCGCCTGCTTCTGGCGGGGCTATTCCTTTATGCGGCATGGCCGAAACTGCTCGATCCGGCGGACTTCGCACGGTCGATTACAAACTACAAGGTCAGCCTGCCCGTCATCGGACAGAATTATGTCTATCTGACGGCGATGCTCCTGCCCGCACTTGAAGCCGTGGCGGCAATCTGCCTGTTTCTGCCGAAACTGAAGCGCGGTGCCGCACTGGTCTTTGTGTTTTTGCTGACCTTGTTCACGGTGCTAATCTTTCAAGCCGTCATGCGCGGATTGAACATTGATTGCGGTTGCTTCGGAAACTCCGCGACTGCAGCGGCATTAGCAACGAAAGTCGGATGGAGCAAGATTTTCGAGAATCTCGGGTGGCTGGCGATGGCGATTTTCATTTACATGCGCGCCTGTCCGCCTAAACCACGATACAGACTCTAATACAAGTAGGTCTGCAATTCCAATGCTTACACGGCTGAGTCTAAAGAACTTCAAGTCCTGGCGCGAGACTGGTGATATCAACTTGTCTCGCGTAACGGGCTTTTTTGGTACGAATAGCTCCGGCAAAACGAGCTTGTTGCAATCCCTGTTGTTGCTCAAGCAAACCAAAGAGGGGACAGATCGGCGCGCACCATTGCGTACGGGTGACGATACGTCTTATGTTGATTTAGGCGTGTTCTCAGACATGTTATTTGGTCACGCTAACAATCAAGGGCTTGAGCTGGATCTCAGTTGGCAAGTCGGCAAAAGCAAGTATGCGTTTGGATTTGGTGAGAAGCCAGCTTTTCCGATTAACTTGTCTTTTGCAACTCATGTCAAGGAGATAGATGGGGTTCCTACAACATCAAATTTTCTTTACAAGCTGGGTGAAAAATCAATAGGAATGACGCGCCTTGAGAATGGCAAGGAAGGCCATTATGACATTATTGCTTCTGGATACGAAAAGGTGCGCGCAGTAGGCAGGAAATGGCCGGTACCAAATCCAATTAAGTGTTATGGCTTTCCAGATGAAGTACGCACCTATTTTCAGCGCATGGATTTCGTTCAAGACTACGCCTATGAGCTCGAGCAACAACTCTCTCGTCTTTACTACCTGGGGCCACTAAGAGAATATCCGAAACGAAACTATGTTTGGGGGGGAGATATTCCCGAAGACGTTGGAAGAAGAGGAGAAAATTCAATTGCGGCGATTCTCGCGTCCCGAAAGTGGGAGGATTATATAAGGCGCGGAAAAGGTACAAAAGCGATGTCACTTGAAGAGCGAATTGCAACATGGCTGCAAGAGCTTGGAATGATCCACTCTTTTAGACTCCACCAACTTTCCGACGACAAGAAACAGTATCAAGTTCGCGTGAAGCGAGCCGCAAATTCTCACGAAGTGCTTATTACCGACGTTGGGTTTGGTGTGTCGCAAATTCTTCCTGTGCTAACGCTATGTTATTACGTTCCGAGCGAAAGTACGATCTTACTTGAGCAACCGGAAATACATCTACATCCCGCAGTACAGCAGGGGTTGGCCGATGTGCTAATAGACGCTGCACAGACACGGAAGATTCAAATCATAGTTGAGAGTCATTCCGAGCATTTTTTACGGCGCCTTCAAAGAAGAGTTGCAGAAAAAATGATTCCTCAGAAAGATGTACGATTGTACTTTTGCCAACATGCTGAAAGCGAGTCTAAGATAGAAGCGTTAGATATTGACTTGCTCGGGAATATCACAAATTGGCCGAGAGGGTTCTTTGGTGATTCTGCGGGGGATATTATTGCTATGACAGAAGCACAAATCAAGGCTCAGCGCACTTGACGGATCGGATAATCGACACGAACGTCCCGCTCGTCGCGAGCGGAGAAACGCCAGAAGCCATGGGAAGCTGCATTTTGGCATGCATTACCACTTTGAAAGATTTGTTTGACGACAAGACCCGTATTGTAATTGATGATAAGTGGTTCATAATAGGCGAGTACAAGAACAAGCTTAATCAATCCGGTCAGCCACGAATCGGAGACGAGTTTCTGAAATGGGTCCTTACAAACTCGTGGAACACGAGCCGATGTCAACAAACGCCGGTTCAGATTGATGCGAGCGGAGAACTTGAAGGATTTCCTACGGACGACGAACTTTCACAATTTGATCGTTCAGACAGAAAATTTGTGGTGACTGCGCTTGCGTATGCGAATCATCTTGGCCAACCTGTTCCAATTCTGAATGCAGTTGATTCTGATTGGTGGATTCACAAGAAACCTCTGCAACGCGTTGGCATCAGCATAGAGTTTCTTTGCTCAGACCAAGCGGCGAGATGGAGAATCGAGCATGGTGAAACGGCGTAGCATTGCTCTTGTATTAGGAGTGCTTGTTAGCAGCCTATTGATTGCTGCTCCTCGCATGCTGCCGACCAAGCCGGACGTTATGCCCGAGTTTCATGTGCCGCGCGAAAACTCGCGCGCGCTGGACGAGAACTGGGTGTATGTGCAGACTCTGTATGACGCGTCACAGTTTGCGCCGGATTATTGGGGGGCTGTGCCGGTCGGATTTGCAAAAGCGAATCAGACGCGCGCATTTCTCGCTACCCTCCATACGATATTCCGCACACTTGACGGCGGCCGCACTTGGACCAACCTGGATCCGCAGCCTGCTCCGACCCCTTCGCCCGTTTTTCAATCGCTCCGTCATCCCAGATTTATTTCCGATATTACATGGCGGCCCGTGCGCAGGACGGAGCTGAACGCGGACAGCATTTACATTGCCGTTTATGACGTTGCAGGTAACGGCGGCATTCTGCGGTTGATTCGCGGATTCGGTTCGCAACATGTTTTGTGGCCGGCAGACTCTCTCAACCACACCCTGGAAAGCGATCGGTGGCTGACCGGTATCGCCGCTCCGGATTCTAATATAGCTGTAGCCTTGGCCGGCCTCGACGCGCGAATATACCGCAACGATTCGATGCTCACATCTGTGAATTGGGACACACTGCCGGAAAGATTCACGGGCACGTGGGTGAGCGAAGTGACGACGATGAATAACTTCATCTATGCGGTCGGTTCGAATCAATGGCTGTCACTGGACCGCGGATTTTCGTGGCAGCAGCTTCCGGCGGCGGATCCGCTGGGTGACCGTGATATTGATTTTGCGCCGAACAGCGGACATGCCATCGTGTGCGGCGGCAGTGAAGATCCGTCTTCGGGCTGGGTGCGCTACACCAATGACTTCGGCCAGACATGGTCGCCGCGCACATTGCAAACAAATATTCCGCTAAACACGGTGCTGCTGCTGAACGACACGCTGGGCTATTGCGCAGGCGGCAGCGCGGAAGACGCGATTGGCCGGGTGTGGAGAACGACGGACGGGGGCGCGACGTGGGAGCTTGAACTGGAAGTAGAGGCCGAAATCACCGAGCTCGGGTATGCGCGCGAGAGCGGAGGATACATCAATGTAATTGCCGCAGGATATTTCGCGGATTTTCGCTGCGGAGTGTGGCGCTCTCACCTGCAATTCCCCGATACCACCGGTCCGGCGATTGTACTTTCAAACGACACGCTGACTTTTTACGCTGCGGCAGGAGAGACGATGGTACAGGAGGTCGCATTGAAGAACGTCGGCGACGCCAATGTGTCTATCTTTGACATGGTCGAGGCGGGACCGTTTACGACGTCGTGCTGCGCGCAGGATATCTTATTACTCCCCGGAGATTCCACGATTATCACCGTGACGTTTGTCCCCGGCATTGAAGGCGAGTACGCGAACAGCCTGCGAATCCTGACGGAATACAACGAGTACGTCGCGCTGGAAGTAATCGGGACGACGTTCTCGAGCGCAGAGCCGCGAGCGACTTTGCCGCAGGAGCTTTCACTTTCGGTTTATCCCAATCCCGGAAATGCGGAATTCCGGTTGAGCTACTCGCTGACAAAAAACAGCGCTGTTTCGCTGACGCTTTTTGATATAACAGGCCGCGAGGTGGCAACGCTTGTGGATGGTGTTCGCAATGCGGGTGAGCATGTTGTCCATTGGAGTGCAAACGCACAACCAAGCGGAGTTTATTTCGCCGTGCTGAATGCGGGGGAATCGCGACGAGTCTCGAAGCTTGTGCTCTTGAAATGAAAACTCGCGGACAAGTTATCGTAGAGGAGTTTCGCTCGCGGTGCCTTGAGGGCAATCCGCTCGGCGACGACTTCGTACGCGAAACTCCGGTTTATTTGCCGGAAGGATTTTCAAAGAGCGGTGAATATCCGCTGCTGGTGGTACTGTCGGGATTCACAGGCAGCGGCTTGACGCACATCAACTGGAGCGCGTGGCTGGAGCCGCTGCCGGTCAGAATTGAGCGGCTGATAAACGAGAAAGTTATTCCGCCGTGTGTGGTGCTGATGCCGGATTGCTTTACAAGACTTGGCGGAGCGCAATACATCAACTCGTCGGCGACGGGTGACTACGAGGATTATGTGTGCGGCGAGCTTGTGCCGTGGATGCGGCGCGAGTTTCACGCCGGGCTGTCGCCGGAGAAGACGGTCGTGATGGGGAAGTCTTCGGGCGGCTACGGTGCATTCGTGCTGGCGGCGCGGCATCCGGAGATCTTCGGCTGGTGTATCATGCATTCGGGGGATTGCTATTTCGACTACGGCTACCTGCCGGAGTTTCCAAACGCGCTGAAGGAATTGCGCAAACACGCCTCGCCGAAAGACATGATCGCGCTTTACGGTAATCAACGCAAGCGCGTGGCAAACGAAGCGGTCAACATCACCGCGATGTCGGCTTGTTATTCGCCCAATCCCGATTCGCCGTACGGGTTTGATTATCCGTTCGACCTGCAAACCGGGGAAATCCGCGAAGATGTCTGGGAGCGCTGGCTGATGCACGATCCCGTGCGCATGGCAGGTGACGAGAGAATTATCGAGAACTTGAAGAGACTTTCCGGAGTTTACATCGATTGCGGCATCAGCGATGAGTTTCATTTGCAGTGGGGTGCGCGGATATTGTCAACACGGCTGATTGAAGCCGAGGTCGCGCACACGCACGAAGAATTTGAAGGCGGGCATTTCAACACGCAGTGGCGATATGACGAAAGCTTGAAGTGGCTCGGCGAAAGATGGTAAGGAAACGGGCAAGATAAACAAAGAGTGGCATCTGGCACACAAGATGCCGAAGAATCCGACACTCGACGAACGTGTCGAATGGCATATCGAGCACGCGAAGCATTGCACCTGCCGCGAAATGCCGGAATCAATCGCAACACTGATCGCCCAACACAAGAAAAAGAAGAAGTAATCGTGGACATCGAACTGCTGAAGTATCCGATTGGAAAGTTTGACGGAAAGCGGCCTGCAACGGCCGCGGAGCGCGCGGAGAGCATCGCCGTTTTGCGCGAACAGCCGAACAAGCTGCGCGCGGCTATCGCGGGGCTGAATGACCGGCAGCTCGACACACCTTATCGCGAAGGCGGCTGGACGGTGCGGCAGCTTGTGCACCATATTTCCGATTCACATCTGAACGCTTACATGCGCACCAAGTTCGCTTTGACCGAAGACAACTACGAAATCCGGCCCTACAATCAGACCAATTGGGTCAACACCCCGGACGGATTTCTTGAGCCGGAAGTTTCCCTAAAGCTGCTCGAGGCGATTCACGAGAAGTGGATATTGCTGCTTGAAAAACTGACTCCGGAGCAGTTTGATCGCCGGATGACACATCCCGAGCGGCCTGGACAGGACCTGGACATCAAATGGCTGCTCGGGTTATATTCGTGGCATGGCACACATCACATCGCGCACATCACGAAGCTGCGCGAACGGATGGGATGGTGAGACATGGAAGAACTGAAATACCCGATTGGCAAGTTCCAGTATAACGGAGCTGCCACGGCGGCGGAGCGTCGCGAGCGAATTGAGCTGATTCGCGAGATGCCGTTTGAACTTGGGAACGCGATTGCCGGGCTGACCGACGCGCAGCTCGACACGCCTTATCGCGAGGGCGGATGGACGGTCAGACAGGTTGTGCATCATCTGACGGACGCGAGCCTCATTTTCTACAGCAGAACGAAGCATGCTCTGACGGAAGAGTGTCCGCGGTTCATGGGGTACAACGACGATGAATGGCTGAAGCTTGCCGACACGAAGTCGCCGGTAGATTCCGCGCTGATGCTGCTGGAAGGATTGCATGTGCGCTGGGTTGCGATTCTGGAGGCGATGAGTCCTGCGGACTTTGAGCGGAAGTATATTCACTTCGCGCGCGGCGAAGAGGCGATTGACTATCTGCTCGCCTACTCCGCCTGGCACGGCAGACATCACACGGCACACATACTCGCGCTGCGCAAGCGCATGGGCTGGTAAAACTATATCCTCCAAAGGAGGTCAGCATGGGAACCCGATTCATTCTGGCTGGAGTTCTTGCGGGATTGGCAATGTTCGTTTGGGGCGCCATGTCACACATGCTGCTGCCGTGGCACAACGCGAACTACAACTCGTTTCGCGATGAAGATTTGGTAGCGGAAGTGCTGATGACAGAGGCACCGCATTCGGGAATTTACGTGTCGCCGATGGCGGGCGCGATGGAAGAAGGAATTACGGACGAAGAACGCGCTCGGCGCGAAGCAGAGTCGTGGGAAAAGAGCGCGAAGGGTCCGGTTGTGTTCATGGCGATCGCACGCGAAGGAATGGCCGGAATGGCGATGCCGATGATTCTGGATTTCATTGTGCTGGTGCTCATGTCGTTCGTCTTGCTATGGCTGTTGGCGGCTGTTCCGGGACTGACATTCGGCGGCAAAGTGCTGTTCGTAACGATTGCCGGAACAGTGGGCATGGCGGTCGTGCAGCTTGAACAGTGGATATGGTATGTGTTTCCGACGGG comes from the bacterium genome and includes:
- a CDS encoding esterase, translated to MKTRGQVIVEEFRSRCLEGNPLGDDFVRETPVYLPEGFSKSGEYPLLVVLSGFTGSGLTHINWSAWLEPLPVRIERLINEKVIPPCVVLMPDCFTRLGGAQYINSSATGDYEDYVCGELVPWMRREFHAGLSPEKTVVMGKSSGGYGAFVLAARHPEIFGWCIMHSGDCYFDYGYLPEFPNALKELRKHASPKDMIALYGNQRKRVANEAVNITAMSACYSPNPDSPYGFDYPFDLQTGEIREDVWERWLMHDPVRMAGDERIIENLKRLSGVYIDCGISDEFHLQWGARILSTRLIEAEVAHTHEEFEGGHFNTQWRYDESLKWLGERW
- a CDS encoding DoxX family membrane protein, with the translated sequence MNRSLREQILTGLDWTFRLLLAGLFLYAAWPKLLDPADFARSITNYKVSLPVIGQNYVYLTAMLLPALEAVAAICLFLPKLKRGAALVFVFLLTLFTVLIFQAVMRGLNIDCGCFGNSATAAALATKVGWSKIFENLGWLAMAIFIYMRACPPKPRYRL
- a CDS encoding T9SS type A sorting domain-containing protein, with the protein product MVKRRSIALVLGVLVSSLLIAAPRMLPTKPDVMPEFHVPRENSRALDENWVYVQTLYDASQFAPDYWGAVPVGFAKANQTRAFLATLHTIFRTLDGGRTWTNLDPQPAPTPSPVFQSLRHPRFISDITWRPVRRTELNADSIYIAVYDVAGNGGILRLIRGFGSQHVLWPADSLNHTLESDRWLTGIAAPDSNIAVALAGLDARIYRNDSMLTSVNWDTLPERFTGTWVSEVTTMNNFIYAVGSNQWLSLDRGFSWQQLPAADPLGDRDIDFAPNSGHAIVCGGSEDPSSGWVRYTNDFGQTWSPRTLQTNIPLNTVLLLNDTLGYCAGGSAEDAIGRVWRTTDGGATWELELEVEAEITELGYARESGGYINVIAAGYFADFRCGVWRSHLQFPDTTGPAIVLSNDTLTFYAAAGETMVQEVALKNVGDANVSIFDMVEAGPFTTSCCAQDILLLPGDSTIITVTFVPGIEGEYANSLRILTEYNEYVALEVIGTTFSSAEPRATLPQELSLSVYPNPGNAEFRLSYSLTKNSAVSLTLFDITGREVATLVDGVRNAGEHVVHWSANAQPSGVYFAVLNAGESRRVSKLVLLK
- a CDS encoding putative metal-dependent hydrolase, which encodes MEELKYPIGKFQYNGAATAAERRERIELIREMPFELGNAIAGLTDAQLDTPYREGGWTVRQVVHHLTDASLIFYSRTKHALTEECPRFMGYNDDEWLKLADTKSPVDSALMLLEGLHVRWVAILEAMSPADFERKYIHFARGEEAIDYLLAYSAWHGRHHTAHILALRKRMGW
- a CDS encoding DUF3696 domain-containing protein; the protein is MLTRLSLKNFKSWRETGDINLSRVTGFFGTNSSGKTSLLQSLLLLKQTKEGTDRRAPLRTGDDTSYVDLGVFSDMLFGHANNQGLELDLSWQVGKSKYAFGFGEKPAFPINLSFATHVKEIDGVPTTSNFLYKLGEKSIGMTRLENGKEGHYDIIASGYEKVRAVGRKWPVPNPIKCYGFPDEVRTYFQRMDFVQDYAYELEQQLSRLYYLGPLREYPKRNYVWGGDIPEDVGRRGENSIAAILASRKWEDYIRRGKGTKAMSLEERIATWLQELGMIHSFRLHQLSDDKKQYQVRVKRAANSHEVLITDVGFGVSQILPVLTLCYYVPSESTILLEQPEIHLHPAVQQGLADVLIDAAQTRKIQIIVESHSEHFLRRLQRRVAEKMIPQKDVRLYFCQHAESESKIEALDIDLLGNITNWPRGFFGDSAGDIIAMTEAQIKAQRT
- a CDS encoding putative metal-dependent hydrolase, whose translation is MAYRAREALHLPRNAGINRNTDRPTQEKEEVIVDIELLKYPIGKFDGKRPATAAERAESIAVLREQPNKLRAAIAGLNDRQLDTPYREGGWTVRQLVHHISDSHLNAYMRTKFALTEDNYEIRPYNQTNWVNTPDGFLEPEVSLKLLEAIHEKWILLLEKLTPEQFDRRMTHPERPGQDLDIKWLLGLYSWHGTHHIAHITKLRERMGW